The genomic segment TCGGCAAGCTGCGGAGCGCCCGCATTTCGCGGGCTTGGGGGGAGCAAAAAGCGGTTCGAGAAGTCATGCTCTTTCTTTACTCCCACGGAATTGGAACTCAGCGCGCAGTTCAGATCTATCGCGCCTACCGCGACCAGACCCTCGCGACTCTGCGGCGAGACCCATACCGACTCGTACGCGACGTGCGAGGAATCGGCTTCGCCACCGCGGACAGCCTCGCCAAGCGTCTCGGCTTTGAAGCAGAAGCCCCCGCGCGACTGCGTGCCGGAGTCCGTCAAGTGCTGCGCGATGGCTTGAAGCAGGGAAGCTGCGGAATGCCGATCGGGCGGGTAGAAGAACAGGCAATGCGCCTGCTCGAGGTTGCACCGTCCAGAGTCGAAGCCGCAATCCAGGAACTGATCACCTCTTCGGAACTGATCCGGACCGAAGTCGACGGCCAGGCATGTTTGTTTCTCGCAGATTTGTATCGAGCTGAACAGCGGGCCGGGGCGCGGCTTCTCAGCCTTGCGCGAGGTACCGTTCCGTGGCCTGAGATCGATCTCGAAAGTTCCATCGCCTGGGTTCAGGGGCAGTTGGACATTCAGTTGGCTCCGAATCAACGCCAGGCCATCGGGCAAGCGCTCACCACGAAACTGATGGTCTTGACCGGCGGACCCGGCGTGGGCAAGACAACCTTGGTTCGCGCGATTCTACAGATCCTGAAGCGAAAGAAAATCGAGATCCAATTGGCCGCGCCGACCGGCAGAGCAGCGAAGCGTTTGACGGAAGCGACAGGAAGCAGTGCGCGAACCATTCATCGCCTGCTCGAGGCCGACCCGCGGTCTCACGGATTCAAGCGGTGTGCAAACAATCCGCTTGATTGTGAATTGCTCGTGGTGGACGAATCGTCAATGCTCGACGTCACGCTGCTCGATTCGCTCATGGACGCCCTGCGCACTTCGTGCGCCGTGCTGTTCATCGGCGATGTGAATCAGCTTCCATCGGTCGGGCCGGGGCAGGTTCTGCGGGACATGATCGATTCAAAGGCGGTCGCGGTCGTGAGGCTCGACCAGGTCTTTCGTCAAGCGGCGGAAAGCCAGATCGTGAGGAATGCGCACGCGGTCAACGCCGGGCACATGCCCGAACTCGAATCGTCCGAAGCGAGCGACTTCTACTTCGTCGAAACCCGGGACAGCCAAGATGCAGCGAAGCGTTTGCTCACCATTGTGAGCGAACGCATCCCAGCGCGATTCGGTCTCGACTCGGTGCGCGACGTTCAGGTTCTCTGCCCCATGCACCGAGGTCATGCGGGCACCCAGCAGCTGAACATCGAACTCCAAAAATTACTCAATCCAAACTCTCGGCAGCCCACGAGCGTCACGCGAAGCGGCTCGACCTACTTCCTGGGCGATAAAGTGATGCAAGTCGTGAACAACTACGACAAGGACGTCTACAACGGAGATATCGGGTGGGTCGAGAAGATCAATCTAGCTGCGCAAAGCCTCGACGCATCGTTCGAAAACCGTTCGGTGCGCTACGAATTCGACGAGCTAGACCAATTGACCCTGGCCTATGCAATTACAATTCACAAGTCTCAGGGTTCGGAGTATCCGGCGGTCGTGATGCCATTGCTCACAGAGCACTACATCATGTTGAAGCGAAATCTTCTATATACAGGAATGACACGAGGCAAACAGCTGGTGGTACTGTTGGGCCAACGCCGAGCACTCGAGATTGCGATCCGCGATGCAGATGCTTTACGTCGCACCACCAAGTTGAAAGATTGGTTGTCGAATCCTCCGACTGACGCCCCGGGAACAGGAGCCGCGAGCCCTTGAACACCGAAGCGCCGACAGTTCCGAATTTCCGACCTCCCCAGCGTCCAGGACTTCAGCTTGCCGCCTTCGCGGCGGTGCTCGTCGCGATCGTCGCCTGCGGAGGGGACAGCCCGTCTCGACGCGTAATGTTGATTGGAATCGACGGAGCATCTCCGCGCATCGTCGATCAATTGATGGCTGAACGAAGACTCCCAAACCTCGCAAGGATCGCCCGACGAGGCGTCCACGGGACACTGCGTTCGCAGATGCCCATCGTCTCCCCCAGAATCTGGAACACGATCGCGACGGGC from the Myxococcales bacterium genome contains:
- a CDS encoding ATP-dependent RecD-like DNA helicase; the protein is MTNRPDYGSKGPQHPKQESLALEASSPGSPARLAGVVDRVLYHDDESGFSVVRLRVDGRRDLPSLVGRTARVEVGEWVEAEGCWHNDAKHGLQFKAEDIRVSAPATREGIEQFLGSGIVRGIGAGLAKRLVDRFGERVFDIIQDEPERLREISGIGKLRSARISRAWGEQKAVREVMLFLYSHGIGTQRAVQIYRAYRDQTLATLRRDPYRLVRDVRGIGFATADSLAKRLGFEAEAPARLRAGVRQVLRDGLKQGSCGMPIGRVEEQAMRLLEVAPSRVEAAIQELITSSELIRTEVDGQACLFLADLYRAEQRAGARLLSLARGTVPWPEIDLESSIAWVQGQLDIQLAPNQRQAIGQALTTKLMVLTGGPGVGKTTLVRAILQILKRKKIEIQLAAPTGRAAKRLTEATGSSARTIHRLLEADPRSHGFKRCANNPLDCELLVVDESSMLDVTLLDSLMDALRTSCAVLFIGDVNQLPSVGPGQVLRDMIDSKAVAVVRLDQVFRQAAESQIVRNAHAVNAGHMPELESSEASDFYFVETRDSQDAAKRLLTIVSERIPARFGLDSVRDVQVLCPMHRGHAGTQQLNIELQKLLNPNSRQPTSVTRSGSTYFLGDKVMQVVNNYDKDVYNGDIGWVEKINLAAQSLDASFENRSVRYEFDELDQLTLAYAITIHKSQGSEYPAVVMPLLTEHYIMLKRNLLYTGMTRGKQLVVLLGQRRALEIAIRDADALRRTTKLKDWLSNPPTDAPGTGAASP